The Carassius gibelio isolate Cgi1373 ecotype wild population from Czech Republic chromosome A8, carGib1.2-hapl.c, whole genome shotgun sequence genome contains the following window.
gaagAGGCTCTGTGGAGAAGAATAAAAGTGGGGCTGGAGATAATTTATGCCTGTGTCAGTGGAATAAATATGGTTATGCAAAAAATGCAGCTCTGCTGTCCATTTCTGAAACCAGAGTGCTGAATCTGCTTTACCATGCAGAATGTCAAAAGAAAACTTTGCAGCTTTGAGTTTAACTTCCTTTTTGCCATGTCCATTCACATCATACTGTCTACTTTAGTCAATAAATAGCTGATATCATGCATATGCTTTCAGGCTGTAGGCCCCAGGCTCAGGTTCAACATATGCAGCACCAGCCGTGCCCCAAATCACCAGTTTTCCGCACAGGAAGCGAGCCAGTTCTGAGCCCCACAGTGCAACGCAGAATGGCCTTTGACAGCCAGCCTGGTGCGGCCATTCGTGGATCTGACAGCCAGCTGTGTCCCAAACCGCCCCCTAAACCCAGCAAGGTTCCCTCTATGAGAATCTCCTGCACCCCAGGCTTGAAGACCCTCTCCCCAACTGCCCCCCCAGTAAAGCCTCATAAACATCAACCTTCATCCCAGCAACAGCAGCAATCGGGCAGTCCAAAACTAAGCTACTGTGAACTGAGTCCATACAGCCCTGCCGACTGGGAAAAGATGAATATCTCACAGGCTAACAGCTATGTGGAGAGGCTAAAGACTGAGGAGGAGTTAAGGACATTGATGCCCTACCATAATGACATTGATGCCCTAAATAAGGACAGTGAGGAAGACAACGAGGAGAACGTGGGTAAAGAACAGGATTGCAAGAAAGGTTTCCAAAGACCCGTGTTTGAAACTGAAACCGCGTTCAAACCTGGTGACATCAACTTCCGGCTTCTACCACTGGAAAACAAGCCACTGGAGATGACAGTCCTGAAGAAAGCCAAAGAGCTTCTCGTCAGTCAGGATCCAAAGACCATCGCCAAACACATCCTGAAAGCGGACTGTCAGGTAATAATAATTATGAGCCTTAAAAGTCAACATACATTAAAAATTTGTTATATTGATATTGATTCATCAACATTAATGCATTAGGTATTATGAACGAACATTGAAAAACAATttgaaactgcatttattaatgtaggttcatgttaatttataaatacgCCATTActcattgttaattttttttattgctgatacattaatataaatctaaacaactttaaatgctaaaaaaagagagttatatatgtagaaattaactgtatatttaaatgcaatagtTCATGAGACATAATGGACTAACTAAACTGGACCTTCCAAATAGCTAATTAGGATTTGTTTATGGAAGCTACTGTTAATTTTGATCAGTTAATGTATCCTCACCGAATAACAGTATgaatttcaaaaaacaaaaaatgtatatatatatatatatatatatatatatgcgcacaTTACaaaagctaatatatatatatggaaatccTAAAATAGTATTATATTTAACAGTTTATCCATCACAGATTATTTATCGGATAGCTTTCAAACTGGATACATAAAGTAAGgatgtaaaagaaaataaaagtaaaactgaGCATTCAACAACAAAGGAGCAAATCAAGACAGATGAAAGCAGAATTGTGGACAGCCATCCACACCCACTTACTGAATACAGTCATGACCAACAGGGCTGCAATTACAGTCTCATCATGTGCGTCAGCCTGTTCTTCAGGTTGTAGTTTTGTTCCTTTAGCGAAGCAGATGAATACAACACAGTTGTGCCACACTGCAGGGGCTGAATGTAGATGAATCCAATTAAAAATGACCCAAAAAGCCTCTTATGCACATGACTGTCCACTTCTTCAAACGTCTTCCTGCTTCTGAAAGTGGCTTCAAatagtgtgtctgtgtatatgggaatttaattttaagctggctcatAATGTCACTCACAGGACCAAtattatggacaaaaacagtcgACCCCCCACAACCCAAATTTAGCTTAGCTTCTGTGCAATACTTTTCAATTCTGTATGATAATTCATTTGATGCCAATGCTGTGCGTTCATGCTACAGGTTGCCAGGATATTAAATGTTTCAGAGGAGGTGAAAGGTCAAATGGGTGTGACCTCTGGGCTGGAGCTGGTGACCCTTCCTCATGGGAGACAGCTGCGGCAGGACCTCATGGAACGGTAAACTGATGCTGTCAACACATGATCTATTAAGCAGATTTCTGATGACTCATAAGGGTGGACAGCTCTTTCAGAGAATATTAGTGCTTATATATGTTAAACAGTCTAAACAGAGGTTTTGTAGTAACATTCGCAGACAGTAATTTGCAAAATCAAGAGTCATGTAGGCCACACATTTAACATGCATGGCTGGTTCTTTTTAAACAGGCATAACACTATGGCGATTGGAGTTGCTGTGGATATCCTGGGGTGTACAGGAAGTCTGGAGGAGAGAGCAGCCACCCTAAACCGGATCATTCTGGTCGCTCTGGAGCTGAAAGACTCCATGGGAGATCTTTATGCCTTTTCTTTCATAATGAAAGCACTGGACATGCCTCAGGTACCCAACAGCTCCTTCTAGCTGCCCCTTTCACTTGACTTGAGCTAGAGACTTTTTTTGTCCCTCTCAGTGTGTAAAAGTACAAGTGTAGGAAACATGCTTTAATCCATGGGAATTTTGTTGTATAAACAGATTACCAGACTGGATCATACGTGGACTAGTTTGCGAAGAAAATATACACAGTCGGCCATTATTTATGAGAAATCTTTGAAACCGTTCTACAAAGGACTCTATGATGGGAGTGGTGAGTTTCTGACAGTAAAACATCTTTCAAATGCCCTTCATAGGTCACCTTCAGTTAAGTTCTTGTTCTTGTCTTTCCAGCTGAAATCCCACTGAGCAATGCCAGCGTTCCTCTGCTAATGCCGCTGCTCACCTTGTTGGAGAGGCCTGCGGTCGCCTTTGAGGGAATGGACGCCTGGGAGAACAACGACCAAGGCTGTGAAATCATGTTCCGGCACTTGGAAGGAGCTCGTGCTGTTGCACGCAACGCAGACACATACACCTGCAATGCACAGCGGATCCTCCAAGGTAAGACAAGGACATTACAACAGTCATTTCAGGTGTAACACGTTGCTTCAACTTGAGGGAACTGGTAAGCCAAACACATTTATGAGATAGCAAGTTCATATGCCACTGGATTTGCAATAAAGCTGTTCAGGTCATAGTCAAGCACAGAGCAAGACCAAtgtagtctgattcacaaacatTAGACTCTAATGAGCCGGTTCAAAATAATCACTCAAAAAGACTCTCTAACAGTCAGAGAAATCATTTAGAGCAGTTAATAAATTAACATGATTCACTTCCTGAAAGAGTTATCACTTCAATCATGTCTGACTCTCAATGCAGCAACTACTACAGTGATATATACTTAAGGTTAGGGAGACTTAAATCTGTGTAATTTCCAACtagttcttttaaaacaattacattttaggaAGGAAGGAAGTTACATTTTACAATTGGCTATCTTTAACAGTGAACAATGCTTAGCATTTATAAACTGAGGTTAATctctatatatactatataatatttaaaatattctcaTTTAACATTCGCTAAAGTATGAACATCTGTTACGTTAATGACAATAAATCGAAAGTTACcaaaaaacattctttaaatgATATTTGACTGTCTCTCCAGGATTCCAACCTAATGATGACATGTTGGAGATCTTGAGGACTGATTTCCAGTTGCGTCTGCTGTGGGGCAGCAGGGGGGCAGCTGTGGACCAGACAGAGCGACACGACAAATTCAAACTCATCCTTACAGCCCTGTCCAGAAAACTAGAGCCTCCAGTCAAACACACAGAACTATAAACCAGACACTTTGTGTAGACTCTCTGAACTTCTCTGTGGAGTCGGGTCAAAGGTCATCTGCATCTGAAACAGGACGTTCTCTAACAGAATGTGAGCTTTAAAAGATCACATGCAGATTACAAGTTGGAAGCCATTTAGGAGCACAAATGGAACATGACTATGGAGAGCTACTTTGTTTCATATGCACCTTCCAGAGGTGTGCTGTGCTCCACACTTATGAAATGGGCAGGTACCAGTTTTCCCTTCAAGAAAAGATGGAAGGGTACATAGAATATATCTAATGGCCAATATATCATCCACCCAAAGAAATACAGATACTGCTGGAGGCAGAGAGAACACTTCATGAGAGGTGTATGGATGTGCTCAATCATTCGACACGTGAAGTGATGGATAAGAGAGGACTGAGATGATGGACACCACCTTCAGGACAAATTTGCAGCTCTATGAAGGAACATGATGTAATTATACTTGTATACTTAGAAATATCATGAAGTGCATTGGTCAAAGCAGTGTTGACAGGTTTAAAAATACCACATGGAAAAGATGTACATAATCATCACTATAGTGTACGCATGTAAAGGCTAGTTTGTGTAATATATTGTATTAAGTGTTATTAATCTGTAAATAGTcacttataaatgaataattctgaaaatattgaataaatatctTATAAAAGTTAATTGTTACACATTTTTtctcatatgtgtaatatatactgtataaggatctgtaagacttttttttaattcagcaagtattcagtaaattaattaatagtagtataactgattttttttttctaattaaagatttgtattttaaagctgcagtcggtaacttttgacgctctagcggttaataaacagaactgcttgcgtcttgtggaagaacattatagccggagctacttcactatgtttatgtctatgaagaatcacaaaggtactgggatactccaccgcggtacccccgaagcaatctaaaatctttgtaaaaaattttttaaatctttttacaagttacctactgcagctttaaataaatgctgttctttctattaATGTATCACAATTTCCGCAAAAATGATTAAGCAGAAAGAAATGTTTGAGcaccaaataaaaatattagaatgattcctgaaggatcatgtgacactgacgactggagtaatagtgctgaaaattcagctttgccattacaggaattgatacaattttaaaatatattaaaataaaaaacaataatctatattgtaattatatttcaaaagtgTATCGTTTTTCttgcattttgatcaaataaatgcaacctgggTGAGCCTAAAACATTAgatataaaaaatttacaaacttttgaatagtaatgtGTTACTGACAAAACTATTATCTATAACAACACATGATGCACTGCATATACATTATTCGCAAGTTAGAAACCttggctgctgaaaaaaaaataatcaaaaattgaTTTAATTCATTCTATGCAGTAGGAATATAAAATACATCAATCTTAACAGAGTGAAGGACTCCAAAAATTTAAAGTCAGGATGAACGAGACAGACATAGGTATTTATTTCTCGGTTGCTCTTGCTCCAAACCAATCCCCAGTATATAGTGGTCAATGCTATCTTACTGTACAACACATTCACACAAAAGGAAACATTCACATCAGATATCATTCACTCCCTAATATTCCAATTCAAATGCAACAGGGTAAAAAAGTGCATTGGTTAAGACCAGGGTCCTATTGAAAATAGGGTTCAGACAGGAAGAAAAACGGGTTACAAAGCGACGGTTTTTAAAGTAAAGCCTGAAAGTCACTCtctcggtaaaaaaaaaaaaaaaaaaaagtcacgatAAAAACATTCATTCTGAAATAAAGATGTTAATACATACAGTTTAATAATAGAAACTAACTAGGTAGgtacatatgtgtatatgcatCCATATGCATACACAGTTTAATATGTAAGAATCACATTCACAAATACACGCACTTGAGATCAGATTCT
Protein-coding sequences here:
- the LOC128018853 gene encoding breast cancer anti-estrogen resistance protein 3 homolog isoform X2; translation: MMAEGRFSSLPRNMHVGRQCTLASSMDLLSSRPAMAEMPVSGYQGVSIHGTLPRKKKNGTSSPVKQWEMNGNIGSSVVPYPGRYRLPPSPLIHNILEHQAFHSDRKSSVTSKDGAGMDPTMEYVKFSRDKYIMDGPPEKLRRELEEELKLSSEEPRSHAWYHGAIPRQVAENLVQRDGDFLIRDSLSSPGNYVLTCQWKNTHRHFKINKRVVAMNEAYSRVQYLFEKEGFDSVPALVRYYVGNREPVSEVVGAIIFQPINRALPLRCLEEKYGVGSIRVEAGYSERKSLTSKRLSLNIMNGHTQDHTLSHGNLLSNKDKCGSQPACLNHVQERRRPLKTHQSESFLPIGCRPQAQVQHMQHQPCPKSPVFRTGSEPVLSPTVQRRMAFDSQPGAAIRGSDSQLCPKPPPKPSKVPSMRISCTPGLKTLSPTAPPVKPHKHQPSSQQQQQSGSPKLSYCELSPYSPADWEKMNISQANSYVERLKTEEELRTLMPYHNDIDALNKDSEEDNEENVGKEQDCKKGFQRPVFETETAFKPGDINFRLLPLENKPLEMTVLKKAKELLVSQDPKTIAKHILKADCQVARILNVSEEVKGQMGVTSGLELVTLPHGRQLRQDLMERHNTMAIGVAVDILGCTGSLEERAATLNRIILVALELKDSMGDLYAFSFIMKALDMPQITRLDHTWTSLRRKYTQSAIIYEKSLKPFYKGLYDGSAEIPLSNASVPLLMPLLTLLERPAVAFEGMDAWENNDQGCEIMFRHLEGARAVARNADTYTCNAQRILQGFQPNDDMLEILRTDFQLRLLWGSRGAAVDQTERHDKFKLILTALSRKLEPPVKHTEL
- the LOC128018853 gene encoding breast cancer anti-estrogen resistance protein 3 homolog isoform X1, with amino-acid sequence MDLLSLGVQSRLHRIHILSSIQVLQERETKRELRMMAEGRFSSLPRNMHVGRQCTLASSMDLLSSRPAMAEMPVSGYQGVSIHGTLPRKKKNGTSSPVKQWEMNGNIGSSVVPYPGRYRLPPSPLIHNILEHQAFHSDRKSSVTSKDGAGMDPTMEYVKFSRDKYIMDGPPEKLRRELEEELKLSSEEPRSHAWYHGAIPRQVAENLVQRDGDFLIRDSLSSPGNYVLTCQWKNTHRHFKINKRVVAMNEAYSRVQYLFEKEGFDSVPALVRYYVGNREPVSEVVGAIIFQPINRALPLRCLEEKYGVGSIRVEAGYSERKSLTSKRLSLNIMNGHTQDHTLSHGNLLSNKDKCGSQPACLNHVQERRRPLKTHQSESFLPIGCRPQAQVQHMQHQPCPKSPVFRTGSEPVLSPTVQRRMAFDSQPGAAIRGSDSQLCPKPPPKPSKVPSMRISCTPGLKTLSPTAPPVKPHKHQPSSQQQQQSGSPKLSYCELSPYSPADWEKMNISQANSYVERLKTEEELRTLMPYHNDIDALNKDSEEDNEENVGKEQDCKKGFQRPVFETETAFKPGDINFRLLPLENKPLEMTVLKKAKELLVSQDPKTIAKHILKADCQVARILNVSEEVKGQMGVTSGLELVTLPHGRQLRQDLMERHNTMAIGVAVDILGCTGSLEERAATLNRIILVALELKDSMGDLYAFSFIMKALDMPQITRLDHTWTSLRRKYTQSAIIYEKSLKPFYKGLYDGSAEIPLSNASVPLLMPLLTLLERPAVAFEGMDAWENNDQGCEIMFRHLEGARAVARNADTYTCNAQRILQGFQPNDDMLEILRTDFQLRLLWGSRGAAVDQTERHDKFKLILTALSRKLEPPVKHTEL
- the LOC128018853 gene encoding breast cancer anti-estrogen resistance protein 3 homolog isoform X3; protein product: MSATETREMSERCNMLRTITTALCCFYQKSSVIGAKFSRDKYIMDGPPEKLRRELEEELKLSSEEPRSHAWYHGAIPRQVAENLVQRDGDFLIRDSLSSPGNYVLTCQWKNTHRHFKINKRVVAMNEAYSRVQYLFEKEGFDSVPALVRYYVGNREPVSEVVGAIIFQPINRALPLRCLEEKYGVGSIRVEAGYSERKSLTSKRLSLNIMNGHTQDHTLSHGNLLSNKDKCGSQPACLNHVQERRRPLKTHQSESFLPIGCRPQAQVQHMQHQPCPKSPVFRTGSEPVLSPTVQRRMAFDSQPGAAIRGSDSQLCPKPPPKPSKVPSMRISCTPGLKTLSPTAPPVKPHKHQPSSQQQQQSGSPKLSYCELSPYSPADWEKMNISQANSYVERLKTEEELRTLMPYHNDIDALNKDSEEDNEENVGKEQDCKKGFQRPVFETETAFKPGDINFRLLPLENKPLEMTVLKKAKELLVSQDPKTIAKHILKADCQVARILNVSEEVKGQMGVTSGLELVTLPHGRQLRQDLMERHNTMAIGVAVDILGCTGSLEERAATLNRIILVALELKDSMGDLYAFSFIMKALDMPQITRLDHTWTSLRRKYTQSAIIYEKSLKPFYKGLYDGSAEIPLSNASVPLLMPLLTLLERPAVAFEGMDAWENNDQGCEIMFRHLEGARAVARNADTYTCNAQRILQGFQPNDDMLEILRTDFQLRLLWGSRGAAVDQTERHDKFKLILTALSRKLEPPVKHTEL